The following coding sequences lie in one Pseudomonas sp. B33.4 genomic window:
- a CDS encoding isoprenylcysteine carboxylmethyltransferase family protein, producing MKMSAQMTVVAVLATLAWLGLAVWGIGGVGMFFSHGSLVVVALATVAMVIASLFSEVNLSSGEREDRANRWVIPAFGVIGLVSGFLPAYCDRVNFWTFGGEGMRWLGALLFIVGGALRLWPVFVLGRRFSGLVAIQPGHRLVTDGIYQHLRNPSYLGLVINAVGWALAFRSVVGLMLAALTLIPLIARIHSEEALLRAQFGAEYEAYCARSWRLVPGVY from the coding sequence ATGAAAATGTCTGCGCAAATGACCGTTGTCGCGGTACTCGCCACCCTTGCCTGGCTGGGTCTGGCGGTGTGGGGCATTGGCGGCGTGGGGATGTTCTTTTCCCACGGTTCATTGGTGGTCGTGGCATTGGCGACGGTAGCCATGGTGATCGCCTCACTGTTCAGCGAGGTCAACCTCAGCTCTGGCGAACGTGAAGATCGCGCCAATCGTTGGGTGATTCCAGCGTTTGGTGTGATCGGGCTGGTCAGTGGTTTTTTGCCGGCCTATTGCGACCGGGTGAATTTCTGGACGTTTGGCGGTGAAGGCATGCGCTGGCTCGGCGCTTTGCTGTTTATCGTCGGCGGCGCGCTGCGACTGTGGCCGGTGTTTGTGCTGGGGCGGCGCTTCAGTGGATTGGTGGCGATTCAACCGGGGCACCGGTTGGTTACCGATGGCATCTATCAGCACCTGCGCAACCCGAGTTATCTGGGGCTGGTGATCAATGCTGTGGGCTGGGCATTGGCGTTTCGCTCGGTGGTCGGACTGATGCTGGCGGCGCTGACACTGATCCCGTTGATTGCCCGGATTCATTCGGAAGAAGCGCTGCTGCGTGCGCAATTTGGGGCGGAGTACGAGGCTTATTGTGCGCGGAGTTGGCGTTTGGTGCCGGGGGTTTATTGA